In Novipirellula caenicola, the genomic stretch CGCCATCGAGCAATTGCAACAATTCAGTACGTCGCTGCACTAATTTCTTGGCCAACGATTTGATTTGGTCTTCGCGTTTCATCATCCTTCCTCCGTCATGGAACGGCCGGCTTCGGACACGGTTAATCAATTCCCCTTGTCGATGCCGACCTATTGGAAAGCCCAATCAAGGGCAACATTCATGCCATTTGCCATCAAAATCTTGCGGTTCAATCCGAAACCGGGCATCGAGGGCGTTGGACGAGCGACGACGGTGCCGCTGCCCCAAACGTGTCCGTGACCGCAGCGTCGTTATTAATGCATTTTACCCCCATTTTGACTGCGAACGTTGGTATGCGTTGTGCACGAAGGTCAAATTCAGACGGATCAAGCTTGATAAACACGAAGTGACCGCCGAGGCGTCACCGTTCCGCAAACAAGGCATCCAAAGACTCATTCCAACCCTGAATGCGTGCCATGAAGATTTTGCACATTTCCGACCTCCATTTTGGGCCGCCCTACCTGCCACGTGTGGGGCAGGCAATGATTGATTTAGCGCCAAAATTAAACCCTGACGCCATCGTCGTCAGCGGTGATTTGACTCAACGCGCCAAACGCGAGCAGTTTGTCGCCGCTCGCGAATTCCTGGACCAACTTCCGAAGTGTCCGATGTTGGTGATTCCCGGGAACCACGATGTGCCGTTGTACCGCGTCAAAGAGCGACTCACGGATCCCTTGGGGTTGTATCGTGAAATCATCACGGACGACCTCGCACCGGTATTAAAGATGGACGAAGCGATTATCGTAGGGCTCGATTCGACTTCGCCCCGGCGAGCAATTTCCAATGGCCGGATTGTCCCGTCCCAGCTCGAGCATTCCGGCCAAGTCTTTCGCTCCGCCTCGCCGGAGCTTTGCAAGATCCTGGTAGCCCATCATCATTTCGCTCCGGCACCGGACAACCTTCGCGACAATGCGATGCCCAAGGCAAAGCGAGCGATCAACCAGTTTGTCGATCAAGGGGTGGAAATGATCTTAGGCGGCCACCTGCACCGCGCCTACATCGGCAACTCACTCGACTTCTATTCGGGAAACCATCGCGACCGCGGGATTGTGATTGTCCAGTGCGGCACGACGACATCGCGACGCGGCCGAGGGCGTGAACGCGAGAAGAACTCGTTCAACTTGATTGAGATCGCGTCGGAGACACTTACGATCACCCATCATATGTTCTTCGACGAGCAAGGTGATTTCGCCGCACTGAGCCGTCATCAATTCCCGCGGCACGGCCGCGTGTTCAAATAACTGCCGCTAGAGACGAGCGGAAAAGCAGAAGAAGTTAAGACGATGCCAGCTTAAAAAATAGGAGCAGTTGAACGTCCAACCATGAAAGGCTGAAACCGGTTGACTTCTTGGTTACCTTCGACCGCTCCGGTTCAGTCGCCCACCCACTACGGCCACACCGCTGCGTCTGCGTCCTTAAGAAACAGAAGTCCGCCTCTCCGCTTATTTTTGTCGCACCAATCTTTCTGTCTATCCAACTGCAGAGTCATCGTAGGTCGAGTGTCGCAGGAAGCCAGCTACTTCGCTCCGCAACTCCTCCGTCGACACCTCTCAGAAATCGGATTCGTGAGTCGACGATTGCTCGGTCTGGTCACGTAGTAGATTAACGACAGAAAAATTAGTGCGACAGAAAGATTAGAATCACCCAGCCTGCAACGCGAAATTTTTCTGTCGCGCCAATTTTTCTGTCG encodes the following:
- a CDS encoding metallophosphoesterase family protein; this encodes MKILHISDLHFGPPYLPRVGQAMIDLAPKLNPDAIVVSGDLTQRAKREQFVAAREFLDQLPKCPMLVIPGNHDVPLYRVKERLTDPLGLYREIITDDLAPVLKMDEAIIVGLDSTSPRRAISNGRIVPSQLEHSGQVFRSASPELCKILVAHHHFAPAPDNLRDNAMPKAKRAINQFVDQGVEMILGGHLHRAYIGNSLDFYSGNHRDRGIVIVQCGTTTSRRGRGREREKNSFNLIEIASETLTITHHMFFDEQGDFAALSRHQFPRHGRVFK